One window from the genome of Cricetulus griseus strain 17A/GY chromosome 2, alternate assembly CriGri-PICRH-1.0, whole genome shotgun sequence encodes:
- the CUNH8orf88 gene encoding uncharacterized protein C8orf88 homolog, whose protein sequence is MTMETKKLIGKPLQPARPVRHLSSPPGPVFPFNFQNEYPCNTQCLQSGVGRCKTNGMQAFSQGLNEQQQHQSPVKKERIKYSRDFLLKLSSVSICRKKPDFLPDHPIVLQKPENNQSFK, encoded by the exons ATGACAATGGAAACCAAAAAATTGATTGGCAAACCGCTTCAACCAGCGAGACCTGTTCGTCATCTCTCTTCTCCTCCAG GACCAGTGTTCCCTTTTAACTTTCAGAATGAATATCCATGTAACACTCAGTGCTTACAAAGTGGAGTTGGCAGA TGTAAGACGAATGGAATGCAAGCCTTTTCTCAAGGTCTTAATGAGCAACAGCAACATCAGTCTCCAGTTAAAAAAG AGAGAATTAAATACAGCAGAGATTTCTTGTTGAAGCTTTCAAGTGTTTCCATCTGCAGAAAAAAACCAGACTTTCTGCCTGATCATCCCATTGTGCTTCAAAAACCA GAAAACAACCAAAGTTTTAAGTAG